The following proteins come from a genomic window of Flavobacterium eburneipallidum:
- a CDS encoding ComEA family DNA-binding protein, whose protein sequence is MSLEEIKSLFAFSRNQQLGILSLFFIIIVSQLVYFFADFSSVSNNPPEKEKWLSLQSQIDSLKDEKRDFVPKMYPFNPNFITDYKGYKLGMSVIEIDRLLAFRKQNKYVNSPEEFQAVTKISDSLLNAISPYFKFPDWVKNKKEFKNDFKEYKNYSNTAFAKKEKVVIIDINQATQEDLVKVYGIGDAISLRILKFRESLGGFVAMEQMNDVWGLSPEVIEKLNVHFKISARPNIKKVDINNASIKELAQFPYFNYQQAKQIVTFRSMNGDFKNVDDLTKIKGLSIDKAKIIALYLAF, encoded by the coding sequence ATGAGTTTAGAAGAAATAAAATCTTTGTTTGCCTTTTCCAGGAACCAACAATTGGGTATTTTGTCATTATTTTTCATAATTATTGTTTCTCAATTAGTTTATTTTTTTGCAGATTTCAGTTCCGTTTCCAATAATCCTCCAGAAAAAGAAAAATGGCTTTCACTGCAATCACAAATTGATTCTTTAAAAGATGAAAAAAGAGATTTTGTACCGAAAATGTATCCTTTCAATCCTAATTTTATAACGGATTACAAAGGCTATAAACTCGGAATGTCGGTTATAGAAATCGACAGGCTTCTGGCTTTTAGAAAACAAAATAAATATGTGAATTCACCCGAAGAGTTTCAAGCAGTAACTAAAATTTCTGATTCTTTATTGAATGCTATTTCGCCTTATTTCAAATTTCCCGATTGGGTTAAGAATAAAAAGGAATTCAAAAATGATTTTAAAGAATATAAAAACTATTCTAATACAGCTTTCGCCAAAAAAGAGAAAGTAGTAATTATTGATATCAATCAAGCTACTCAAGAGGATTTGGTTAAGGTGTATGGAATTGGCGATGCTATTTCGCTTCGAATTTTAAAATTTAGAGAAAGTTTAGGCGGTTTTGTTGCAATGGAACAAATGAACGATGTTTGGGGATTATCACCAGAGGTTATTGAGAAATTGAATGTCCATTTTAAAATTTCTGCACGCCCAAATATTAAGAAAGTGGATATTAATAACGCATCTATCAAGGAATTGGCTCAATTTCCGTATTTCAATTATCAGCAAGCCAAACAGATTGTAACTTTCAGAAGTATGAATGGTGATTTTAAAAATGTTGATGATTTAACAAAAATTAAAGGATTGTCTATTGATAAGGCAAAAATTATAGCCTTATATTTGGCGTTTTAA
- a CDS encoding amino acid permease, translating into MSIWKRKPLNQLLAEAEDSEKGLKKTLSATGLVALGIGAIIGAGLFSITGLAASANAGPAITISFLVAALGCVFAGLCYAEFSSMIPVAGSAYTYSFATMGEFVAWIIGWDLVLEYAVGAATVSISWSRYFGKFLGGYDIHIDDAYMLSPFEGGIINIPAVAIVMIMSFLLIRGTRESSFVNGLIVLLKVSVVLVFIAVGWQYIKPENYSPYIPENTGTFGEFGFSGIIRAAAIVFFAYIGFDAVSTAAQEAKNPKRDMPIGILLSLGICTILYILFAHVMTGVVNYQAFAGKDGIAPVAVAVESMGSVGTNGLITPAYPWLNNAILLAILGGYSSVILVMLMGQSRVFFSMSKDGLMPKVFSEVHPKYRTPAKNNLLFMVIVSLFAAFVPARVVGEMTSIGTLFAFILVCIGVLIMRKKMPDAPRAFKTPLVPFVPIAGVAVCLFMMVFLPLDTWIRLIVWMMIGFDLYLFYGMKNSHLNNGQFSLKSYKTVSASGLGMVLALIIIAFIHHSDIEIDDHFLFYFSLIFAAIHALIYAYSFKKVR; encoded by the coding sequence ATGTCAATTTGGAAAAGAAAACCATTAAATCAACTTTTGGCTGAAGCTGAAGATTCTGAAAAAGGATTAAAGAAAACATTAAGCGCAACGGGACTTGTTGCATTAGGCATAGGTGCTATCATTGGTGCTGGATTATTTTCAATAACAGGTCTAGCAGCATCAGCAAATGCAGGTCCAGCAATAACCATTTCCTTTCTTGTAGCAGCACTGGGTTGTGTTTTTGCTGGTTTATGTTATGCCGAATTTTCTTCTATGATTCCTGTTGCAGGAAGTGCTTACACCTATTCTTTTGCTACAATGGGAGAATTTGTTGCTTGGATTATTGGTTGGGATTTAGTCCTAGAATATGCCGTTGGAGCTGCCACAGTTTCTATTAGTTGGTCTCGGTATTTCGGAAAATTTCTCGGAGGATATGACATTCATATAGATGATGCTTATATGCTTTCACCTTTTGAGGGCGGCATCATAAATATTCCTGCAGTAGCAATTGTAATGATTATGTCATTCCTTTTAATACGAGGAACAAGAGAATCTTCCTTTGTAAACGGACTTATCGTTTTATTAAAAGTTAGCGTAGTTTTAGTATTTATTGCTGTAGGATGGCAATATATAAAACCTGAAAATTACAGCCCATACATTCCAGAAAATACAGGAACATTCGGAGAGTTTGGTTTTTCGGGAATCATTAGAGCTGCCGCTATAGTATTCTTCGCCTATATTGGTTTTGATGCTGTTTCAACAGCTGCTCAAGAAGCTAAAAACCCAAAAAGAGATATGCCAATTGGAATTTTATTATCATTAGGAATCTGTACTATCCTTTATATTTTATTTGCGCATGTAATGACTGGAGTGGTAAATTATCAGGCATTTGCAGGAAAAGATGGAATTGCACCTGTGGCAGTTGCGGTAGAGTCAATGGGTAGTGTCGGTACTAATGGATTAATAACTCCTGCTTATCCTTGGCTAAACAATGCGATTTTACTAGCCATTTTAGGAGGCTATTCGTCAGTGATTTTAGTGATGCTTATGGGTCAAAGTAGAGTATTTTTTTCAATGAGTAAAGATGGCTTAATGCCAAAAGTATTTTCTGAAGTACATCCAAAATACAGAACACCTGCAAAAAACAACTTATTGTTCATGGTAATTGTGAGCCTTTTTGCTGCTTTTGTCCCTGCAAGAGTCGTTGGAGAAATGACTAGCATTGGAACCTTATTTGCTTTCATTTTAGTTTGTATCGGAGTATTAATTATGCGCAAAAAAATGCCAGATGCACCAAGAGCTTTCAAAACACCTTTGGTTCCTTTCGTTCCTATTGCTGGTGTCGCAGTTTGCTTATTTATGATGGTGTTTTTACCATTAGACACTTGGATTCGTCTTATCGTTTGGATGATGATTGGATTTGATTTATACCTGTTTTACGGAATGAAAAATAGCCACTTAAACAATGGACAATTTAGTTTAAAAAGCTACAAAACAGTTTCTGCTTCAGGATTGGGAATGGTATTGGCTTTAATTATTATTGCTTTTATTCATCATAGTGACATCGAAATTGATGACCATTTCTTATTTTATTTTTCATTAATTTTTGCTGCAATCCATGCTTTAATTTATGCTTACAGTTTTAAAAAAGTAAGATAA
- a CDS encoding PspC domain-containing protein → MSAIIQLKFFLEKHGFHVSSRLADKLGMRANSVRLFFIYISFVTVGLGFGIYLILAFWIKLKDLVRAKRSSVFDL, encoded by the coding sequence ATGTCAGCTATAATACAACTCAAATTTTTTTTAGAAAAACACGGTTTTCACGTTTCTTCACGTTTGGCGGATAAATTAGGAATGCGGGCCAATAGTGTGCGGTTATTTTTTATTTACATATCGTTTGTAACCGTAGGATTGGGTTTTGGAATTTATTTAATTTTAGCTTTTTGGATAAAATTAAAGGATTTGGTTCGAGCTAAACGATCATCGGTTTTTGATTTATAA
- a CDS encoding DUF2851 family protein: MKEDFLHYLWKFKKFDALNLKTFNGEEITIINSGQYLELAGPDFFNAQITIDNQKWAGNVEIHLKSSDWYVHHHERDEGYENVILHVVWEHDTEIFRKNNTEIPVLELNKYVDAETLHNYQSLLTPKSWIFCEKQLVEIPQFTLKNWQERLFFERLERKSKPVFDLLEQTNQNWEAVLFCLLAKNFGLNTNGEIFLKIAQSIPFSIIRKESFEVENLEALLFGTAGLLDTEKEDVYFKDLKFRYFYLLHKYQLERKIIEPVQFFKHRPDNFPTIRLSQLANLYHSQQNLFSKISSCNSHEVIYETFNVSASNYWQNHYQFDKESPKKKKLLSKSFIDLILINTIIPLQFAYAKSQGKEISEDLIQLLDEVAPEKNAILDKFSSFGIKSKNAFESQSLLQLKNEYCNKSSCLECAIGMELLKKN, encoded by the coding sequence ATGAAAGAAGATTTTCTTCACTACCTCTGGAAATTCAAGAAATTTGATGCACTGAATTTAAAAACCTTCAATGGGGAAGAAATTACCATTATTAATTCAGGACAATATTTAGAGCTTGCTGGCCCTGATTTTTTCAATGCACAAATCACTATCGATAATCAAAAATGGGCTGGTAATGTAGAAATTCACCTCAAATCTTCGGATTGGTATGTGCATCATCACGAGAGAGACGAAGGGTATGAAAATGTAATTCTTCATGTTGTGTGGGAACACGATACCGAAATTTTCAGAAAAAACAATACCGAAATTCCAGTATTGGAACTTAATAAATATGTCGATGCCGAAACACTTCACAATTATCAATCTTTATTAACTCCAAAATCTTGGATTTTTTGCGAAAAACAATTGGTTGAAATTCCACAATTTACTTTGAAAAATTGGCAAGAACGCTTGTTTTTTGAACGCTTGGAGCGAAAATCAAAACCTGTTTTTGATTTACTAGAACAAACGAATCAGAATTGGGAAGCTGTCTTGTTTTGTCTTTTAGCCAAGAATTTTGGATTGAATACCAATGGTGAAATTTTTCTTAAAATTGCCCAGTCTATTCCTTTTTCGATTATTCGAAAAGAAAGCTTTGAAGTAGAAAATCTAGAAGCTTTACTGTTTGGAACTGCGGGATTATTAGATACTGAAAAAGAAGATGTCTATTTCAAAGATTTGAAATTTCGCTATTTCTATTTGTTACATAAATATCAATTAGAGAGAAAAATAATCGAACCGGTTCAGTTTTTCAAGCATCGACCAGATAATTTTCCAACCATTCGATTGTCGCAATTGGCGAATTTGTACCATAGTCAACAAAATTTATTTTCAAAAATTAGTAGTTGTAATTCACATGAAGTTATTTATGAAACCTTCAATGTTTCGGCTTCCAATTATTGGCAAAATCATTACCAATTTGACAAAGAAAGTCCCAAGAAAAAGAAACTACTTTCTAAATCATTTATCGATTTGATCTTGATTAATACCATCATTCCGCTTCAATTTGCTTATGCAAAAAGTCAGGGAAAAGAAATTTCGGAAGATTTAATTCAGTTATTGGATGAGGTCGCTCCTGAAAAAAATGCTATTTTAGATAAGTTTAGTTCCTTTGGAATTAAATCAAAAAATGCCTTTGAATCGCAATCCTTATTGCAATTAAAGAATGAATATTGTAATAAAAGTAGTTGTTTGGAATGTGCTATTGGAATGGAATTACTAAAGAAAAATTAA
- a CDS encoding 3'-5' exonuclease: MTFTAIDFETATGYHPCSVGIVTVENGVIVDEYVTLIKPPNNVYNPYTIAVHGIYPRDTYNAKNFVEVFPEIKKRLQNRVVVAHNESFDRNVLAKSMAFYGLDYAELNISSRWECTVKIYKAKGLKPTKLSDCCREMNIKLNHHEALSDARACAKLYLLR, encoded by the coding sequence ATGACCTTCACTGCCATAGATTTTGAAACTGCAACAGGGTATCATCCTTGTTCCGTAGGGATTGTAACGGTCGAAAACGGTGTGATTGTTGACGAGTACGTTACTCTAATTAAACCACCAAATAATGTATATAATCCCTATACAATTGCTGTTCATGGTATTTATCCACGTGATACTTACAATGCCAAAAACTTTGTAGAAGTTTTTCCTGAAATTAAAAAACGCCTGCAGAATAGAGTAGTTGTAGCACATAACGAAAGTTTTGACCGTAATGTTTTAGCAAAATCGATGGCGTTTTATGGCTTGGATTATGCAGAATTAAATATCAGTTCTCGATGGGAATGTACCGTGAAAATCTACAAAGCCAAAGGCTTAAAACCAACCAAATTAAGTGACTGTTGCCGTGAAATGAACATCAAACTCAACCATCACGAAGCTTTATCAGATGCTCGAGCTTGTGCTAAATTGTATTTACTTCGTTAG